The Marinomonas profundi DNA segment CTTGGGTGGCATTAAAGGTCGACACCAACCAATCCTGCATCAGATACAAGGCAACACACAATACCAAGCAATAGCCAAAAGCATAAATCACCGCACTACTGATCGCGCTGCGCATGCGATCAAAGCGACCGGCACCATAGTTTTGCCCTAATATCGGCCCAACCGCACCCGATAAGGCAAAAACACCGCCAAAAACCACGGGAATAATGCGCCCAATCACGGCCACCGCCGCCACCGCATCATCACCAAATGACGAGGTATGTTCCATCACGATGGCGTTAGCCAATGGAGAAGACATATTGGTTAACATTGCAGGCACAGCAATCACCGAAATAGATCTCACGTCCTTAAAAAAATCCAACAGATCAAATTCGCCTAGCATTTTGTGAATATGCACCACACCATAATACGACACCGCCACCATGGAGAAGCGTGCAATCAAAGACGCAATCGCAGCCCCTTGCACCCCTAAACCAAAGGCAAAAATAAAAATAGGATCCAGCACCGCGTTAACCAAACCGCCCACCAGAGTGGCGTACATAGCACGACGCGCATCGCCTAAGGCGCGCATAATGCCAGACCCTATCATGCCAATCATCACCGCAGGCATGCCAAAAACTAAAATCTGCAAATATTCAGTGGCCAAGTCTAATGTTCGCCCCGTGGCGCCAATATACAATAAAATATGGGGAATATTTGACCACAACAACCAGACAACCGCGGAAGAAAACAGAATACCAAACGCCAGCACATTGACAGCGCGACGCTTAGCCAATTCAATCTGCCCTTCTCCAATCGCCTTTGACACCAGCGCAGTGGCTGATATTGACACCGCAATACTCAGGGAAATGGTAAAAAAGACAATAGTACTGGCAAAGCCAACCGCTGCGACGGCCTCTTTTTCACCCAGCATAGAAAGAAACAACATGTCGACAAGGTCAACCAAAAACATACACATCAAACCTAACGCGCCAGTGGCAGACATGCTAACCACATGTTTAAAGGTTGAACCTTGTGTGAGTTTTGCCGAACTAGGCATTCGTTTCCCCTAAAAATAACGCATACATTGTGCGAAAAAAAACCGGTCAAGCAAACACCTGACCGGTTGGATATTTTCTCATGTATGACGATAAGAGAAAATGCTTACTTTGCTCTCACTTTATCGACGGACTAATGAAGGTGATTATTTGCACGATTGAAGACGATTTTTTCCACATCAGCAAAGCGTTCAGCAAAATGCACCGTCATGCCCTCTTTGACGGAGTCAGGCAATTCTTCAAAATCACGACGATTGGGTTCAGGTAAAATCACTTCGCCAATTTTACTGCGCTTCGCGGCGATGATTTTTTCTCGAATCCCCCCCACCGCCAATACTTGTCCCGTCAGCGTCAGCTCTCCCGTCATCGCCAATCCGCGGCGCACAGGCTCACCTTTTGCCAATGACAGCAAGGCCGTCGCCATGGAAATACCCGCACTGGGGCCATCTTTTGGCGTTGCGCCTTCAGGCACATGCAAATGCACCAGGCTCTTATCAAAAAACTCAGGGGCTTTTTGATAACTCTTAGTATGGGAAAACACATAAGAGTAAGCGATTTCAGCAGACTCTTTCATTACGTCGCCAAGCTTACCGGTGAGTTTTAAACCACGCGTCAGCTCATGCACTTTATTGGCTTCAATTGGCA contains these protein-coding regions:
- a CDS encoding MATE family efflux transporter produces the protein MPSSAKLTQGSTFKHVVSMSATGALGLMCMFLVDLVDMLFLSMLGEKEAVAAVGFASTIVFFTISLSIAVSISATALVSKAIGEGQIELAKRRAVNVLAFGILFSSAVVWLLWSNIPHILLYIGATGRTLDLATEYLQILVFGMPAVMIGMIGSGIMRALGDARRAMYATLVGGLVNAVLDPIFIFAFGLGVQGAAIASLIARFSMVAVSYYGVVHIHKMLGEFDLLDFFKDVRSISVIAVPAMLTNMSSPLANAIVMEHTSSFGDDAVAAVAVIGRIIPVVFGGVFALSGAVGPILGQNYGAGRFDRMRSAISSAVIYAFGYCLVLCVALYLMQDWLVSTFNATQGSADIIRFFATFVSFSFFFQSLLFIAIAVFNNLGKPLNSTLLNFGRATLGTWPLITVFSVFMGAEGILFGQAVGSVIFGCLGFYMARNYITELEKKEAREILPTNNHNYDEII